Genomic segment of bacterium BMS3Abin11:
TCTCCCACGGGGGCAAGAGGACTGATGCAAATCATGCCCTTCTGGATCAAGGAATTAGGTTATCCTGACGATAACCTCTTCATAACACAGATGAACCTGCGCTACGGCACAACCATACTGAAATATTATCTTGATAAGGAAAAAGGCCAGACAAGCAAGGCCCTGGCTCGTTATAATGGTAGTGTTGGTAAAACGAGATATCCACGGCTGGTGTATGCGGCGCAGCGGAGGAAATGGTTTAAGCAGTAAAACAGTATAAAGTTCCAAGTTCCAAGTTCCAAGCAAATTCAAAGGCTCATACCCAGAGGCTCATGCTTTTGACTTGGAACTTGGAACCTGGAACCTGGAACTTGGAACTTGGAACTTGGAACTTGGAACTTGGAACTGAATCCTTTTCAACCACCCCCACGAACCTCAAACCCCTTCAGGTCGTCAATGCAGGCATCAGATACAATTTCATATTTTACTTCCTTAACTTTTGCGAATTTCGGCCCCTGCCAAAGCCATTGTTTGAGTTTTTCGACGTTCATCTGTTCACCACAGGCCAAAAGCTCAACATGTCCGTTGCTCAGGTTTCTTACCCAGCCATTTAACCCAAGTTGCAGCGCTTTATCTCGTGTTGAGGCGCGAAAGAATACACCTTGTACCCGGCCACTTACGATAAACCGACAACACTGATGTGTCATTCGCGCTAACCGGGCAGAATCATAGTTGCAGGCAGGACGGGACGAAAATTTAGGGCTGATTTAGCCGGTTTTACTCTCACACGATAGTATACTTCTTCCTTTTCTGA
This window contains:
- the acyP gene encoding acylphosphatase; protein product: MTHQCCRFIVSGRVQGVFFRASTRDKALQLGLNGWVRNLSNGHVELLACGEQMNVEKLKQWLWQGPKFAKVKEVKYEIVSDACIDDLKGFEVRGGG